In Halorussus limi, a genomic segment contains:
- a CDS encoding acyl-CoA mutase large subunit family protein: MYDEDDLAEIRDAKEEWEEETLGPVLDAYGERKDRFATVSNLEVDRLYTPDDVADLDYGEDVGFPGEEPYTRGPYPTMYRGRTWTMRQFAGFGTAEETNERFHYLIDEGQTGLSTAFDMPSLMGKDSDDPLSDGEVGKEGVAVDTLRDMEILFDGIDLGEVSTSFTINPSAPVIYAMYIALADQQGVPREEIRGTLQNDMLKEFIAQKEWVIPPEPSLDIVTDTIEFAVEETPNIKPVSISGYHIREAGSTAIQELAFTLADGFAYVEDCLDRGLDVDEFAPQLSFFFNSHNSIFEEVAKFRAARRIYANVMDEWYGAEKDASKQLKFHTQTAGQSLTAQQPLNNVVRVTIQALAGVLGGTQSLHTNSFDEALALPSEKAVRVALRTQQIIAEESGAADIVDPLGGSFAVESLTDETEEKAMAYIEEIKEMGDGSVRDGVLEGIEQGYFHREIQDASYEYQERVEEGEETVVGVNKYEIEEDTRPDILKVDEETQQRQLDRLAEVKEERDDEAVEAALDDIQDAIDADENVMPAIVDAVKAYATMGEIMQVFEAEYGSYQETVNAV; the protein is encoded by the coding sequence ATGTACGACGAGGACGACCTCGCGGAGATACGCGACGCGAAGGAGGAGTGGGAGGAAGAGACCCTCGGTCCCGTACTCGACGCGTACGGCGAGCGCAAGGACCGGTTCGCCACCGTGTCGAACCTCGAAGTGGACCGCCTCTACACCCCCGACGACGTGGCCGACCTCGACTACGGCGAGGACGTCGGATTCCCGGGCGAGGAACCGTACACCCGCGGCCCGTACCCGACGATGTACCGCGGCCGGACGTGGACGATGCGCCAGTTCGCCGGGTTCGGCACCGCCGAGGAAACCAACGAGCGCTTCCACTACCTCATCGACGAGGGCCAGACCGGGCTCTCGACCGCGTTCGACATGCCGAGTCTGATGGGCAAGGATTCAGACGACCCGCTCTCGGACGGCGAGGTCGGCAAGGAGGGCGTCGCGGTGGACACCCTCCGCGACATGGAGATTCTGTTCGACGGCATCGACCTCGGCGAGGTCTCTACCTCCTTCACCATCAACCCCTCCGCGCCGGTCATCTACGCGATGTACATCGCGCTGGCCGACCAGCAGGGCGTCCCCCGCGAGGAGATTCGGGGTACCCTTCAGAACGACATGCTCAAGGAGTTCATCGCCCAGAAGGAGTGGGTGATTCCGCCGGAACCGAGCCTCGACATCGTGACCGACACCATCGAGTTCGCCGTCGAGGAGACCCCGAACATCAAGCCGGTCTCCATCTCGGGCTACCACATCCGGGAGGCCGGTTCGACCGCGATTCAGGAACTCGCGTTCACGCTGGCCGACGGCTTCGCCTACGTCGAGGACTGTCTCGACCGGGGCCTCGACGTCGACGAGTTCGCGCCTCAACTCTCCTTCTTCTTCAACTCCCACAACTCCATCTTCGAGGAGGTCGCGAAGTTCCGCGCGGCCCGGCGCATCTACGCCAACGTCATGGACGAGTGGTACGGCGCGGAGAAGGACGCGAGCAAGCAACTCAAGTTCCACACCCAGACCGCGGGCCAGAGCCTGACCGCCCAACAGCCCCTGAACAACGTAGTGCGGGTGACGATTCAGGCGCTCGCCGGGGTGCTGGGCGGTACCCAGAGCCTCCACACCAACAGCTTCGACGAGGCGCTCGCGCTCCCCTCCGAGAAGGCCGTCCGGGTCGCGCTCCGGACCCAGCAGATAATCGCCGAGGAGTCGGGCGCGGCCGACATCGTGGACCCGCTCGGCGGGTCGTTCGCGGTCGAGAGCCTGACCGACGAGACCGAGGAGAAGGCGATGGCCTACATCGAGGAGATAAAGGAGATGGGCGACGGTTCGGTCCGGGACGGCGTCCTCGAAGGCATCGAGCAGGGCTACTTCCACCGCGAGATTCAGGACGCCTCCTACGAGTATCAGGAGCGCGTCGAGGAGGGCGAGGAGACCGTCGTCGGGGTCAACAAGTACGAAATCGAGGAGGACACCCGACCGGACATCCTCAAGGTGGACGAGGAGACCCAACAGCGCCAACTCGACAGACTCGCCGAGGTCAAGGAGGAACGCGACGACGAGGCGGTCGAGGCCGCACTCGACGACATTCAGGACGCCATCGACGCCGACGAGAACGTGATGCCCGCTATCGTCGACGCGGTGAAGGCCTACGCGACGATGGGCGAAATCATGCAGGTGTTCGAGGCCGAGTACGGCAGCTATCAGGAGACGGTCAACGCCGTCTGA